A region of Desulfolithobacter dissulfuricans DNA encodes the following proteins:
- the gmk gene encoding guanylate kinase: MSKGFILVISAPSGCGKTTILRKVMGDLPGLVFSVSHTTRPPRPGEENGRDYHFVTREQFIAIRDREPSGFLEWAEVHGNFYGTGRDEVVARLEQGLDVVLDIDVQGARQIRRTAEPVTVFIAPPSLDELARRLRGRGTETEETIALRLRNAEIEMEAASEYDYLVINDRLDEAVESLRAIIIAERSRRRRRIDGTQVPGII, encoded by the coding sequence ATGAGTAAGGGCTTCATACTTGTCATTTCCGCGCCTTCGGGCTGCGGCAAAACCACCATTTTAAGAAAGGTCATGGGCGACCTGCCCGGGCTGGTTTTTTCGGTTTCCCATACCACCAGGCCGCCCCGGCCGGGAGAAGAAAACGGCCGGGACTACCATTTCGTTACCCGGGAGCAGTTTATCGCCATCCGGGACCGGGAACCGTCGGGTTTTCTGGAATGGGCCGAGGTCCACGGCAATTTTTACGGGACCGGCCGGGACGAGGTCGTGGCCCGGCTGGAACAGGGTCTGGACGTGGTCCTGGATATCGATGTCCAGGGGGCCCGGCAGATCCGCCGGACCGCGGAGCCGGTGACGGTGTTCATCGCTCCCCCGTCCCTGGACGAACTGGCCCGCAGGCTGCGGGGCCGGGGCACGGAAACCGAGGAGACCATCGCCCTGCGGCTCAGGAATGCGGAGATCGAGATGGAGGCGGCGTCGGAGTATGATTATCTGGTCATAAACGACCGGCTGGATGAGGCGGTGGAAAGCCTGCGGGCTATTATCATTGCCGAGCGCAGCCGCCGACGGCGGCGGATAGACGGGACCCAGGTCCCCGGTATCATCTGA
- the rlmB gene encoding 23S rRNA (guanosine(2251)-2'-O)-methyltransferase RlmB: MVKGKAAKKMRGPGPGGGKQQSQEVDQERIWGLNAVQEALRSPGNIEEILVVKGKGGPKIQAIIETARRQGVRLRFVERNRLGVAPSCRHQGVVARQTQATLVPLERLLASLEEQSSPRLLVLDSIQDPRNLGSILRSALAAGFGSVILTRDRSAPLSGTVARTSAGAVTHLQIAQVGNLRDTLALLKERGLWIYGAVVGSEAGSIYETDCTGPVALVIGSEGKGIRPLVRKECDHLITIPMAGDFDSLNASVAAGIIMFEIKRQQEGAG, encoded by the coding sequence ATGGTAAAAGGAAAAGCGGCAAAGAAGATGCGCGGGCCCGGTCCGGGCGGTGGAAAGCAGCAATCCCAGGAGGTGGACCAGGAACGTATCTGGGGACTCAATGCGGTCCAGGAAGCCCTGCGTTCACCGGGCAACATCGAGGAGATCCTGGTTGTCAAGGGCAAGGGCGGGCCGAAGATCCAGGCCATCATCGAGACGGCCCGACGCCAGGGGGTTCGACTCCGTTTTGTCGAGCGAAACCGGCTGGGGGTTGCCCCGTCCTGCCGCCACCAGGGCGTGGTGGCCCGGCAGACCCAGGCGACCCTGGTACCGCTGGAGAGATTACTGGCATCCCTTGAGGAGCAGAGTTCGCCCCGTCTCCTGGTGCTCGACTCCATCCAGGATCCGAGGAACCTGGGCTCCATCCTCCGTTCCGCCCTGGCGGCCGGATTCGGTTCGGTCATCCTGACCCGGGACCGGTCCGCGCCCCTGTCCGGCACCGTGGCCCGGACCTCGGCCGGTGCCGTGACCCATCTGCAGATCGCCCAGGTGGGTAACCTGCGCGATACCCTGGCCCTGCTCAAGGAGCGCGGTCTGTGGATCTACGGTGCCGTGGTCGGATCGGAGGCCGGCTCCATCTATGAGACCGACTGCACCGGCCCGGTCGCCCTGGTGATCGGCAGCGAGGGCAAGGGAATCCGGCCTCTGGTCCGGAAGGAGTGCGATCACCTGATCACCATTCCCATGGCCGGCGATTTCGATTCCCTCAACGCCTCGGTGGCCGCTGGAATCATCATGTTCGAGATCAAGCGGCAGCAGGAGGGGGCCGGTTGA
- a CDS encoding LolA family protein encodes MYRFFLLLLLVVVPLSTTALGAPSTKNDAVRDARALQERYQRLTSLCFDFTQITRTGGRERYGRGEAVFLRPAGHKSVMRWDYLQPDRQVIVSDGQTLSIYTEKDKQMIVTPASALESDITYGFFAGTRNLLDDFNALPPDTRYVSSLPGPALRSIRLVPRRPHPQIKEVQIWFDRDHLIHRIIIEDHFDTVTELTFANIRTDELRPDDTEALQQIIHLSIPPDTEIITQ; translated from the coding sequence ATGTATAGATTTTTTTTGCTTCTGCTCCTTGTCGTCGTACCCCTCTCCACCACCGCGCTGGGTGCCCCCTCCACAAAAAACGACGCTGTCCGGGACGCCCGGGCCTTGCAGGAGCGCTATCAGCGGTTGACAAGCCTCTGTTTTGATTTCACCCAGATCACCCGGACCGGCGGCCGGGAGAGGTATGGACGGGGTGAGGCCGTCTTCTTACGCCCGGCCGGCCACAAGAGCGTCATGCGCTGGGACTACCTGCAGCCGGACCGCCAGGTCATTGTCAGTGACGGCCAGACCCTCTCCATCTACACGGAAAAGGATAAACAGATGATCGTCACCCCGGCCAGCGCCCTGGAGTCCGACATCACCTATGGTTTTTTCGCCGGCACCCGGAACCTGCTCGACGACTTCAACGCCCTGCCTCCGGACACCCGGTATGTATCTTCCCTGCCCGGGCCGGCGCTGCGCTCCATCCGCCTGGTGCCCCGCCGTCCCCATCCGCAGATAAAGGAAGTACAGATATGGTTTGACAGGGATCACCTGATCCACCGGATCATCATCGAGGATCATTTTGACACGGTTACCGAACTGACCTTCGCCAACATCAGGACCGATGAACTGCGGCCGGACGATACAGAGGCCCTGCAGCAGATCATTCACCTGTCGATCCCGCCCGACACGGAAATCATTACCCAGTAA
- a CDS encoding DUF370 domain-containing protein, whose protein sequence is MDGRLINVGFGNAVKISRILAVVNPGSSPIRKLKEEARREKKLIDVTEGRRTRAIIILDSGHLVLSSVQPETINQRFAALAAEQQNPVRILGRFQENNDE, encoded by the coding sequence ATGGATGGAAGACTCATAAATGTCGGTTTTGGCAATGCGGTCAAGATAAGCCGTATCCTGGCGGTGGTGAACCCGGGCTCCTCGCCCATACGCAAACTCAAGGAAGAGGCCCGGCGGGAAAAAAAGCTCATCGACGTCACCGAAGGACGGCGGACCCGGGCCATCATCATTCTCGATTCCGGCCACCTGGTGCTCTCTTCGGTGCAGCCGGAAACCATTAATCAGCGTTTTGCCGCCCTGGCCGCCGAACAACAGAACCCGGTCCGGATCCTGGGCCGGTTCCAGGAGAATAACGATGAGTAA
- the rpsA gene encoding 30S ribosomal protein S1, whose translation MSDERFEDLFQEKTVTKQKLFPGDKVEAVVAGTSGENVFLDVGAKSEGVISAAELRNEDGELTVKPGDTLAVFLLAVRNGEMVFTTRIGSGQASVQELEDAFHSGIPVEGRVTGEIKGGFQVTVAGQRGFCPYSQMDIRRIENPDEYVDKTFSFKIIEFGNRGRNIILSARAVMEEERARQREALEQSLEEGMQVEGTVSSIREFGAFVDIGGVDGLIPISELAWGQVERVEDILEQGQKVQVVVKKLDWERDRISLSLKETLENPWERVEEKYPVGSVHVGRVSRLANFGAFISLEPGVDGLLHISKLGAGRRINHPREVLEPGQEITVKIDGVEREKQRISLVPEDFTDSAGTEKKEKESGREPSFRPQAPGSMGTLGDLLKAQLKK comes from the coding sequence ATGAGCGACGAACGTTTTGAAGATCTCTTCCAGGAAAAAACCGTCACCAAGCAGAAACTTTTTCCCGGCGACAAGGTAGAGGCCGTGGTTGCCGGCACCAGCGGGGAGAATGTCTTTCTCGATGTCGGTGCCAAGAGCGAAGGCGTGATCAGCGCCGCCGAGTTGCGCAACGAGGATGGCGAGCTCACCGTCAAGCCCGGGGACACCCTGGCGGTCTTTCTCCTGGCCGTGCGCAACGGCGAGATGGTCTTCACCACCCGTATCGGTTCCGGTCAGGCCTCGGTCCAGGAACTGGAGGATGCCTTTCATTCAGGGATCCCGGTGGAAGGCAGGGTCACCGGCGAGATCAAGGGCGGCTTCCAGGTCACGGTGGCGGGCCAGCGGGGCTTCTGCCCCTATTCGCAGATGGATATCCGGCGGATCGAGAACCCGGATGAATACGTGGACAAGACTTTCTCTTTCAAGATCATCGAGTTCGGTAACCGGGGCCGCAATATCATACTCTCGGCCCGGGCGGTCATGGAAGAGGAACGGGCCCGGCAGCGTGAAGCCCTTGAGCAGAGCCTGGAAGAGGGCATGCAGGTTGAAGGGACGGTGTCGTCCATCCGCGAATTCGGCGCCTTTGTCGATATCGGCGGAGTGGATGGCCTGATCCCGATCTCCGAACTCGCCTGGGGGCAGGTGGAGCGGGTCGAGGATATACTGGAGCAGGGCCAGAAGGTGCAGGTGGTGGTCAAGAAACTGGACTGGGAGCGCGACCGGATCTCACTGAGCCTCAAGGAGACCCTGGAAAATCCCTGGGAGCGGGTGGAAGAGAAATATCCCGTCGGCTCGGTGCATGTGGGCCGGGTTTCCAGGCTGGCTAACTTCGGCGCCTTTATCTCCCTGGAACCCGGGGTGGACGGACTGCTGCACATCTCCAAGCTGGGAGCCGGACGGCGGATCAACCATCCGCGGGAGGTCCTGGAACCGGGCCAGGAGATCACGGTCAAGATCGACGGTGTGGAACGGGAAAAACAGCGGATATCCCTGGTTCCGGAGGACTTTACCGACTCAGCCGGGACAGAGAAAAAAGAAAAAGAGTCCGGCCGGGAACCGTCTTTCCGGCCACAGGCCCCCGGCTCCATGGGGACGCTTGGCGACCTGCTCAAGGCGCAGCTGAAAAAATAG
- a CDS encoding MucR family transcriptional regulator: MRQHLRYLLREDKQMTKTLVEMTAEIIQSQISTREMSTDEIKVALNETFQTLKGLQEAEISGQDAGDDENKPVMDPRKSIQRNKIVCLECGQEFKMLSPKHLKSHGLTSKEYRKKYGFSARQPLCAKSLSERRSKSGKERGLPENLRKAIAARTKKKK, from the coding sequence ATGCGTCAGCACCTCAGATATTTACTAAGAGAGGATAAGCAAATGACTAAAACACTTGTGGAAATGACTGCTGAAATTATTCAGTCTCAAATCAGCACCCGGGAGATGAGCACCGACGAAATCAAGGTGGCTCTGAACGAAACCTTCCAGACTTTGAAGGGGTTACAGGAGGCGGAGATCTCCGGCCAGGACGCAGGCGACGACGAAAACAAGCCGGTCATGGATCCGCGGAAATCTATCCAGCGCAACAAGATTGTCTGCCTTGAGTGCGGCCAGGAGTTCAAAATGCTTTCGCCAAAGCATCTCAAATCCCATGGTCTCACCTCCAAGGAGTACAGGAAAAAATATGGATTTTCCGCCCGCCAGCCCCTCTGCGCGAAATCCCTTTCCGAGCGGCGTTCCAAATCAGGTAAAGAACGCGGCCTGCCGGAGAACTTGAGAAAGGCGATAGCTGCCCGGACTAAAAAGAAAAAATAA
- the murI gene encoding glutamate racemase, producing the protein MIGIFDSGVGGMTVARAIEQHCPGLPLIYFGDIARTPYGSKSRSTIIDYSRHNTELLLEHGASIIVIACNSAASVATGVLREQYPVPVLDVVGPAVDQAVQVSRSGRIGVIGTRATVRSGIYERSIQAQLPSATVLSQPCPLLVPLVEEGWLSRRETKMILRRYLYPLRLRQIDTLVLGCTHYPLLKHLIGPRIGRRVQLIDSSLAVAQHLHHYLQDHPDLAERVRRSGQQSRFLVSDCTGAIRQLAGKIFGRPIDLETIHV; encoded by the coding sequence ATGATTGGTATATTTGACTCCGGTGTCGGCGGAATGACAGTGGCCCGGGCCATCGAGCAGCACTGTCCAGGCCTGCCCCTTATCTACTTTGGTGATATCGCCCGGACCCCCTATGGTTCCAAGAGCCGGAGCACCATCATTGACTATTCACGTCATAACACCGAACTGCTCCTGGAACACGGGGCCAGCATCATTGTCATTGCCTGCAACTCGGCGGCCAGCGTGGCCACCGGTGTCCTCAGGGAGCAGTACCCGGTACCGGTCCTGGACGTGGTCGGCCCGGCGGTGGACCAGGCCGTTCAGGTCAGCAGAAGCGGCCGGATCGGTGTTATCGGCACCCGGGCCACGGTCAGAAGCGGGATCTACGAACGGTCTATACAGGCACAGCTCCCTTCGGCCACCGTCCTGAGCCAGCCCTGCCCCCTGCTGGTACCGCTGGTCGAGGAAGGCTGGCTTTCAAGGCGGGAGACCAAGATGATTCTCCGCCGCTACCTTTATCCCCTGCGCCTCCGACAGATCGACACCCTGGTTCTGGGCTGTACCCATTACCCGCTGCTCAAGCACCTGATCGGGCCGCGTATCGGCCGGCGGGTTCAGCTCATCGATTCTTCCCTTGCAGTTGCCCAACATTTGCACCATTATCTCCAGGACCATCCGGACCTGGCCGAGAGGGTGCGCCGGAGCGGGCAACAGAGCCGGTTCCTGGTCTCCGACTGTACCGGAGCGATCCGGCAACTGGCCGGGAAGATCTTCGGCCGCCCCATAGATCTGGAGACGATCCATGTATAG
- a CDS encoding RiPP maturation radical SAM C-methyltransferase encodes MRVLLVSMPWAIFNRPSIQLGTLKSYLQSRGIECVTSHPFLDVARLIGTDSYRLIAENSWAGEALYSGLLFPEHRSQAEKLFNREMRGSLQADFHAITRLLEHQFTSWLKTQELEGFDLIGFAVCFAQLPPSLYGAARIKEIHPDIPIVFGGSTCTPAIGSTLLEVFPQVDHVITGEGERPLEDLCRLLAGEEKEGRDNILSRVNLPADPEEISALKNREIRELDQLPVPDFDDYFQDLRQSGMVFIPTLPVEFSRGCWWNKCTFCNLNLQWCGYRCKSAARMEAEIQHLKTRYQCLDFTFTDNALPVREADRFFKSMVSGGDDLRFFAEIRAMQKQKTYHLYRRGGLESVQVGIEALSSTLLKRMKKGVRVMDNVAAMKYAAAAGMKLDGNLILEFPGSTGAEVQETLRVLDAVLPYRPLQAAGFFLGLGSPVWASPADYGIRAITSHPKNRLLYPDNILNRLEMLIKSYRGDRQAQRKQWQPVRDKIARWTAFHENRDPSRPPLSWRDGGSFLIIRQERPDPKEKQKQKTYHHRLRGLSRQIYLACDRPVTRKELLHRFQQVTKEQLTAFLDDLEKKQLLFREDDTVLALAFRERAASSQS; translated from the coding sequence ATGCGCGTGCTGCTTGTCTCCATGCCGTGGGCGATTTTCAACCGCCCATCCATCCAGCTCGGCACTCTCAAGAGTTACCTCCAGTCCCGGGGGATCGAGTGCGTCACCAGCCACCCCTTCCTCGATGTCGCCCGGCTCATCGGTACCGACAGCTACCGGCTCATCGCTGAAAATTCCTGGGCCGGGGAAGCGCTCTACTCCGGCCTGCTCTTTCCCGAGCACCGCAGCCAGGCCGAAAAGCTCTTTAACCGGGAAATGCGCGGCTCGCTCCAGGCCGATTTCCACGCCATCACCCGGCTGCTTGAGCACCAGTTCACCTCCTGGCTCAAGACGCAGGAGCTCGAAGGTTTTGACCTGATCGGTTTCGCGGTCTGCTTCGCCCAGTTGCCGCCCAGCCTCTACGGTGCGGCCCGCATCAAGGAGATCCACCCCGATATCCCCATTGTTTTCGGAGGCTCCACCTGCACCCCGGCCATCGGCAGTACTCTTCTCGAGGTCTTCCCCCAGGTGGACCATGTTATCACCGGTGAGGGCGAGCGTCCCCTGGAGGACCTCTGCCGCCTGCTGGCCGGGGAGGAAAAGGAGGGCCGGGACAATATTCTCAGCCGTGTCAACCTCCCTGCCGATCCGGAAGAGATATCCGCCCTTAAAAACCGGGAGATCAGGGAGCTCGACCAACTGCCTGTCCCTGATTTCGATGACTACTTCCAGGACCTGCGTCAATCCGGCATGGTCTTCATCCCCACCCTGCCGGTGGAGTTTTCCCGCGGCTGCTGGTGGAACAAGTGCACGTTTTGCAACCTGAACCTGCAGTGGTGCGGCTATCGCTGCAAATCGGCCGCCCGCATGGAGGCGGAAATCCAGCATCTCAAGACCAGGTACCAGTGCCTGGACTTCACCTTCACCGACAACGCTCTGCCGGTGCGCGAGGCGGATCGGTTTTTCAAATCCATGGTCAGCGGTGGAGACGACCTGCGTTTTTTTGCCGAGATCCGGGCCATGCAGAAACAAAAGACCTACCACCTCTATCGTCGGGGCGGGCTGGAAAGCGTCCAGGTGGGTATCGAGGCCCTGTCCTCCACCCTCCTTAAGCGGATGAAAAAGGGGGTCCGGGTCATGGATAACGTGGCGGCGATGAAATATGCCGCCGCAGCCGGAATGAAGCTGGACGGTAACCTGATCCTGGAATTTCCCGGCTCCACCGGGGCCGAAGTCCAGGAAACCCTGCGGGTACTTGACGCGGTCCTGCCCTACCGTCCTCTGCAGGCCGCCGGTTTTTTTCTCGGCCTTGGCAGCCCGGTTTGGGCCAGTCCTGCCGATTACGGAATCAGGGCCATCACCAGTCATCCCAAAAACCGGCTGCTCTATCCGGACAATATCCTGAACCGGCTGGAAATGCTGATCAAGTCCTACCGCGGTGACCGGCAGGCCCAGAGAAAACAGTGGCAGCCGGTGCGGGACAAAATAGCCCGATGGACCGCCTTCCATGAAAACCGGGACCCCAGCCGTCCTCCGCTCAGCTGGCGTGACGGGGGCAGTTTCCTGATCATCCGCCAGGAACGACCCGATCCGAAGGAGAAGCAGAAACAAAAGACCTATCATCACCGGCTGCGGGGCCTGTCACGCCAGATCTATCTGGCCTGCGACCGCCCGGTGACGAGAAAGGAGTTGCTGCACCGTTTCCAGCAGGTTACAAAAGAGCAACTCACAGCCTTCCTGGACGATCTTGAAAAAAAACAGCTGCTCTTCCGGGAAGATGACACTGTCCTGGCCCTTGCCTTCAGGGAGCGCGCGGCCAGCAGCCAATCCTGA
- a CDS encoding FmdB family zinc ribbon protein, which produces MPIYEYECSACDKVFEVQQRISDDPLSECPDCGGSVKKLVSMSAFHLKGGGWYKDGYAGPSNGNGRNGGSSEKKESSAPACGKEGGGGCKNCPASAASA; this is translated from the coding sequence ATGCCTATCTATGAGTATGAATGTTCTGCCTGCGACAAGGTGTTCGAGGTCCAGCAGCGCATCAGTGACGATCCGCTTTCCGAGTGTCCGGACTGCGGCGGCAGCGTCAAGAAACTGGTCTCCATGAGCGCATTCCATCTCAAGGGCGGTGGCTGGTACAAGGACGGCTATGCCGGTCCTTCCAATGGTAACGGCAGAAACGGCGGTTCATCCGAGAAAAAGGAGAGCTCTGCCCCGGCCTGCGGCAAGGAGGGCGGCGGGGGCTGCAAGAACTGCCCTGCGTCAGCCGCCTCCGCCTGA
- a CDS encoding YfcE family phosphodiesterase, with the protein MLIAIVSDSHDMIPNLHRAVSLANREGAEIMIHCGDLISPFMLSQLRRFQGQVHLIYGNNAGDQHLISSRCQTMFENIRHHGVQGEIEVDGLRIGFIHYPETAMGLACTGKYDVVCCGHNHEYRVERVGNCLLVNPGDLLGKDEVPGFILLDTVTLETRRLDAGEQLVFDDDLL; encoded by the coding sequence ATGCTGATAGCCATTGTATCTGATTCCCACGACATGATTCCCAACCTGCACCGGGCGGTCTCGCTTGCCAACCGCGAGGGAGCCGAAATCATGATCCATTGCGGCGACCTGATTTCGCCATTCATGCTTTCCCAGCTCCGTCGGTTCCAGGGGCAGGTCCATCTCATCTACGGCAACAATGCCGGCGACCAGCATCTCATCTCCTCGCGGTGCCAGACCATGTTCGAGAATATCCGCCACCACGGTGTCCAGGGCGAAATAGAGGTCGACGGCCTGCGGATCGGTTTTATCCACTACCCGGAAACCGCCATGGGCCTGGCCTGTACCGGAAAATACGACGTGGTCTGCTGCGGGCACAACCATGAGTACCGGGTGGAGCGGGTCGGCAACTGCCTGCTGGTCAACCCCGGTGACCTGCTCGGCAAGGACGAGGTTCCCGGATTTATTCTCCTGGACACCGTCACCCTGGAAACCCGGCGCCTGGATGCCGGCGAGCAGCTTGTTTTTGACGACGACCTGCTGTAG